Proteins encoded in a region of the Coffea eugenioides isolate CCC68of chromosome 4, Ceug_1.0, whole genome shotgun sequence genome:
- the LOC113768946 gene encoding uncharacterized protein LOC113768946 — translation MANNQTLRELAAPELTHQPLCITFPALAENTAFELKSGLIQLLPSFHGLSGEEPHKHVKEFEVVCSSMKPPGVTEEQIRLRTFPFSLKDAAKDWLYYLPAGSITTWAQLKKKFLEKFFPASRAASLRKEICGIKQYPGESLYEYWERFNKLCTRCPQHQISEQLLIQYFYEGLQSTDRSIIDAASVGALANKTPREAWELIEAMAENSQQFGSRESNPPRRVNEVETSSLQQQLSELTSVVRQLAMRDAPRAKMCGICTSMDHCTDSCPILQEDGAEQVNMVGGVPAPRRQYDPYSNTYNPGWRDHPNLSYGNRQQNAFPNRPPGFHQPWQPKSQPSSSNSGSSLEDLVKNLATTTTNLATTTTQLQQEIRSLAANTAQLQQDTKADKKDQDIRISQLAIAINRLESHVYGKLPSQPEINPRNVSAMTLRSGKELEGPKVESSKSKSEEEIEKEIEEEGRIRKDPKVPKYAKFLKDLCVNKRKLRGDERVMVGENVSAVLQRKLPPKCGDPGSVHIATSSPLRVSSYVPLLVRISIVSGDCIHVELRSPISLGLLLLFSPCASTNWQAFFVRQK, via the exons ATGGCCAACAACCAAACATTGAGGGAGCTGGCTGCTCCGGAGCTGACTCACCAGCCCTTATGCATCACATTCCCCGCTTTGGCTGAGAATACTGCTTTCGAACTGAAGTCGGGGTTGATTCAACTCTTACCTTCTTTCCATGGTCTCTCTGGCGAAGAACCCCACAAGCACGTAAAGGAGTTCGAGGTGGTCTGCTCTAGTATGAAACCTCCTGGGGTCACTGAAGAGCAAATTAGACTGAGAACCTTCCCGTTCTCTCTCAAAGATGCAGCTAAAGATTGGCTGTACTACCTACCAGCAGGTAGTATTACCACATGGGCGCagctgaaaaagaaattcttggaaaaattcttccctgcatCCCGGGCTGCGAGTTTGAGGAAGGAGATCTGCGGCATTAAACAATACCCCGGTGAGTCCTTGTACGAATACTGGGAAAGGTTTaacaagttgtgcactagatgcccgcagcatcaaattagtgagcAACTGTTAATCCAATACTTCTACGAAGGGCTCCAATCAACCGATAGGAGTATCATCGACGCTGCAAGTGTGGGAGCACTGGCAAACAAGACACCAAGGGAAGCGTGGGAGCTCATCGAAGCCATGGCAGAGAACTCCCAGCAATTTGGCTCCCGTGAGAGCAACCCTCCCCGTAGAGTCAACGAGGTAGAGACTTCATCCTTACAGCAGCAACTGTCAGAATTGACGTCAGTTGTTAGGCAATTAGCCATGAGAGACGCACCCCGAGCGAAGATGTGTGGAATATGCACTAGCATGGACCATTGCACAGACTCGTGCCCCATTTTGCAAGAGGACGGGGCGGAACAGGTAAACATGGTCGGAGGCGTGCCTGCGCCCCGCAGGCAGTACGACCCATACTCCAATACGTACAATCCGGGTTGGAGGGACCATCCCAATCTCAGTTATGGGAACAGGCAACAAAATGCATTTCCAaatcgtccaccaggattcCACCAGCCATGGCAACCAAAATCGCAACCTTCGTCCTCCAACTCAGGAAGTTCTCTGGAGGACCTAGTCAAAAACCTGGCCACGACTACTACCAACCTGGCCACGACTACTACCCAGCTTCAACAGGAGATCAGATCCTTAGCCGCGAATACCGCGCAGCTCCAGCAGGACACCAAAGCTGACAAGAAGGACCAAGACATTCGAATAAGCCAACTGGCAATTGCCATCAACCGCTTGGAGTCCCACGTTTATGGGAAACTGCCATCGCAACCCGAGATAAATCCCaggaatgtaagtgccatgacgctgaggagtggcaaggaactGGAAGGGCCTAAAGTGGAAAgttcaaaaagcaaaagtgaagagGAGATAGAGAAGGAAATCGAAGAGGAAGGGCGTATTCGCAAGGATCCTAAG GTACCCAAGTAcgcaaagttcttgaaagacttgtgcgttaacaaaagaaagctaaggggTGATGAAAGAGTGATGGTGGGAGAGAATGTATCAGCTGTActtcaaaggaaactcccacccaaatgcggagatccag GATCAGTGCATATTGCTACTAGTTCACCCTTGAGAGTTTCTAGCTACGTACCACTCCTGGTCCGAATCTCTATTGTCTCCGGTGACTGCATCCATGTTGAGCTTCGTAGTCCCATATCTCTGGGACTACTGCTATTATTCTCGCCTTGTGCTTCTACGAATTGGCAGGCATTTTTTGTTCgacaaaaatga